The DNA segment GTCGGAGCTTATCCAACAATGAAGCGTTACAATTTAGGCATAAAATTCTCATTATAAATAAATGAAAATGAAAAAAATATATAAAAACATCTTATGCGGTGGACTTTTATTGTTTGCTTTAGGACTTACATCATGTGAGTCTTATCTAGACAAATCAGCCGATTCTACTGTATCAGACACAGAAGCATATAAAAACTTTACGAATTTCCAAGGATTTGTAGAGGAAATGTATAATTGCATTCCTGATAAGTTGAAAAACTATTGGAATACTTCTTGGAACTGGGGAGATGATGAGGTAATGGATTCTGAATCATCATGGCGTACTTTAAATCAATTTGATCAGGGTAACTTCTGGGCTTGGCAAGCTGAACATCAGTCTCAACCTGAAAACTGGCTTGACAAATCAAGTACGAATCCTTCTTCTACGGATAAATTTAGCCATGCTTTGTGGCCTCATGCTTGGTATTGCATACGTAAATGTAATCTAGGTCTTGCAAATCTTGACAAGATGACAGATGCAACAGATGAGGAAAAAAATCTTATAGCAGGTCAGCTATATTTCTTCCGTGCATGGTGGCATTTTGAACTAATGGAATGGTTTGGAGGACTCCCATATATTACTAAAGTTTTACCTGGTGATCAAAAGCTTACATTGCCTCGTTTAACATATCAACAATGTGCTGATAGTGCTGCTATTGATTTTCAAAAAGCAGTTGATCTATTGCCAATAAATTGGGATAATACAACTATTGGTAAGGCTACTATGGGTAAAAACGCTTTGCGTATCAATAAGATTATGGCTTTAGGCTACCTAGGTAAAAACTATTTATGGGCAGGAAGTCCTCTTATGAAGAATGGTGCTCAAACAGGTGGAGCTAATACATATACTTATGATCAGACATATTGTAAAAAGGCAGCCGATGCATTTGGTCAATTACTTTCATTAGTAGAAAGTGGTCAAACACAATATGCTTTGGCTGAATTCAATTATAAGGATATATATAATCACAAGAAATCCGATGATGCAACTACATGCTTTAGTGATATCTTTAGTAAGTCAGGACAGAGCGGAATGCCGGGCACTTGTGAGGCAATATTCTGTGGACCTTCTACAGACGCATGGGGATCAAGTTGGGGATCAAATAAAACATTTGGCCCAACTGTTGCAGGTGTTGTTGATCCGGGAGCTACACATATGCCAACAGCTAATTATATAAATTATGCTTATGGTATGGCAAATGGTTTACCTATAACTGACCCTGATTCAGGTTTTGACCCTACACATCCATTCAAAAACCGTGATCCACGTTTTTATCATGATATTGTTTTTGATGGTTTCAAGTATGTAAACGGAACAATGACTGATAAAACAGAATATCTTCGTTATTGTGGTTTGAATTCAGATGGAACTATGCGTGATGCAAAGACGGGTAGTCGTACTGGTTATTTCTATCAGAAATTGTGTCCTCACATTTGTAATCATTTTGATGGAGGATATGACTGGCCTGGAACTCATCTATATTTACCATATATGAGATTGGCTGATATTTATCTAATGTATGCAGAAGCTTGTGCTGCTACAGATGGAGCGACAGGCAAATCTACAAATTTCTCAAAAACTGCGGAAGATGCAATCAATACACTCCGCGATCGTGTAGGCGAAGCACATGTTAATGCTAAGTTTGAAGGAAACAAACAGAAGTTTATGGATGAAGTTAGACGTGAACGTGCTGTAGAACTGTCATTCGAAGGATTCCGTTTTAATGACTTACAGAGATGGTTGTTATTGACAGAGGCTCCATACACAGTAAAAACCTCTCAAGAATTCAATCGTGTAAGTGGAAGCGAGAAGGATGCAAATGGAGTTTATACTAATAACTGGTATAAAAATAATGATCCTCGTAACGCTGAAGTTTCAGGTTTAACAGAAAATACTATATTGACTCGTAAATTCTCTGCGAAACATTATTGGCTTCCTCTAAAGGTTAATGATACCTCAATGTATCCTGAATTCGGTCAAAACTATGGATGGTAATATATTAAATGCATAATTAATAATTCATAATGCATATAACAATGAAACATATAAATAAAAATATAATAATAGGAGCGACATTGAGTTGCCTGCCATTTACCCTAAATGCGGCAACTAATGCCGATGGCAAAGACTCAATTGATAATCCGAAAGACCAAATGGTTCAAGTGGCCTTTCAGAAAGTCAAAAAGAGCGAATTGCTTGGTGGAGTCTCTGTTTTAGATTACAAAGAACTGACTAAGAAGAACTATAACACTTATAGTCTTGATAATCTTCAGGGATATATAGATGGTTGGAATGGATCTACAATGTGGGGGCTTGATGGTTATCTCGTTTTAGTTGATGGGGTGCCTCGTGACGCTAATAATATATTGCCTACAGAAATTGATCAAGTTACTTTCTTAAAAGGTGCACAAGCAGTAGTTCTTTATGGTAGCCGTGCTACAAAAGGTGCTATTCTTATCACGACAAAGAAGGGAAATATTGGTGATCTTAAAATATCAGCTCGTGGTAATGTCGGAATATTTGCAGCAAAGAGTTACCCAAAGTATTTAGGATCAGCACAATATATGTCATTATATAATGAAGCTCGTGCTAATGACGGACTTACACCATTATATACAGATAATGATATTTATAACTATTCAAGTGGCGAAAATCCTTATCGTTATCCTAATTTGGATTTTTATTCTTCAGATTATATAAATAAATGTTATACAAGATCTGAAGCTAATATGGAAATAAACGGAGGTAGTAAAATAGCACGTTTCTATGCTAATATCAATTATTATCATCTTGATGATGTTTTTAATTTTGGTGAGGCTAAAAATAATGGAACAGACAGGTTGAGCATTCGTGGTAATATTGATTTGAACCTGAATGACTATATTTCTGCTTATATTCATAGTAACGTATCTTTCTATGATGTTAGTACTGCAAACTCCAGCTCTAATTACTGGAGTACAGCTGCAACATTCCGCCCAAATCGTTTAAGCCCGTTAATCCCAACAAGTTCTATAGATCCTAACTCAGCGGCTTCTTGGATATATATGAATAATAGTCTGAATATTGTTAATGGGAATTTTCTTAGTGGAACTACTATAGACCAAACAAATGTTATTGCAGACATGTGTGCAGGTGGCCATGGAAAATACACAAGCAGACAATTCCAGTTTGATGCAGGTTTGAAGTTTGATTTAGCTAAAGTTTTGAAAGGATTGTCTTTTGAAACACAATTCGCAATAGATTATGCTACAGCCTACACTACGGCATATAATAATACATATGCTGTATATACTCCTAATTGGAGTAATTACAATGGTTCTGATGTAATATCTAGTCTTACAAAAATTAATAATGATAAAAAATCAGGAACTCAAAATGTAAGTGGAAGTTCTGATAATCAGACAATAATGTTTTCTAGCCAGTTCAACTATAATACAACTATTAATAAAGTACATAACATAAAAGCAATGTTGATTGGTGCAGGATATCAGACAAAATTATCAGGCACATACCATAAAACAAGCAATGTTAATCTTGGATTGGAACTTGATTACAATTATGCAGGAAAATATTTTGCACAAATTGGAACCGCATTAGTTCATTCTGCAAAATTAGCTCCTGGACACCGTGATGCCCTATCTCCATCTGCAACATTGGGTTGGAAACTTAAGAACGAGAATTTCTTAAAGAATTCTTCTATTGTTGATGAACTTACGTTAAGCGCATCTCTTAGTGAACTTAATAGTGATACAGATATTCAAAATTACTATTTATACGAAGCAAATTACACTCAGGCAGATGGTGCATATTGGAGCTGGGCAGATGGTACTTTAGAAAAATCCACTAATGTAAAAAGAGGTGAGAATCCTGACTTAAGATTTATAAAGCGTAAAGAATTCTCTGTAAGCATGCAGACTTCATTATTGAATCACTTGATTGAGGCAAAAGCATCATTCTTTACTAATGTTATTGATGGTGGTTTAATACAGCCTTCAACAATATATCCAAGTTATTTCTCAACATATTATCCAAGTGCGTCTTTTATTCCATACGTTAACTACAATAAAGATAAAAGAACAGGATTTGACTTTGGAGTAAACTTGAATAAGAAAGTTGGACAAGTTGGCTTATCTTTGGGCGTTACAGGAATGTACTATACATCAAAGGCTACACAACGTGATGAAAATTATGCTGATTCTTATCAGAACAGAACTGGTAAACCTCTTGATGGTCTTTGGGGATTAGTTAGCGATGGATTTTATTCTGATGCGGCTGATGTCGCAAAATCGCCAAAGTCGTCTTATGGTACTTGCAAACCAGGTGACATAAAATACGTAGACCAGAATGGTGATGGAATCATTAATGCCCAAGATCAGGTATATCTTGGCAAAGGTGGTTGGTATGGTTCTCCATTTACTTTAGGTATCAACTTAACTGCAAAATACAAAGACTTCACATTCTTCG comes from the Xylanibacter oryzae DSM 17970 genome and includes:
- a CDS encoding SusC/RagA family TonB-linked outer membrane protein, whose translation is MKHINKNIIIGATLSCLPFTLNAATNADGKDSIDNPKDQMVQVAFQKVKKSELLGGVSVLDYKELTKKNYNTYSLDNLQGYIDGWNGSTMWGLDGYLVLVDGVPRDANNILPTEIDQVTFLKGAQAVVLYGSRATKGAILITTKKGNIGDLKISARGNVGIFAAKSYPKYLGSAQYMSLYNEARANDGLTPLYTDNDIYNYSSGENPYRYPNLDFYSSDYINKCYTRSEANMEINGGSKIARFYANINYYHLDDVFNFGEAKNNGTDRLSIRGNIDLNLNDYISAYIHSNVSFYDVSTANSSSNYWSTAATFRPNRLSPLIPTSSIDPNSAASWIYMNNSLNIVNGNFLSGTTIDQTNVIADMCAGGHGKYTSRQFQFDAGLKFDLAKVLKGLSFETQFAIDYATAYTTAYNNTYAVYTPNWSNYNGSDVISSLTKINNDKKSGTQNVSGSSDNQTIMFSSQFNYNTTINKVHNIKAMLIGAGYQTKLSGTYHKTSNVNLGLELDYNYAGKYFAQIGTALVHSAKLAPGHRDALSPSATLGWKLKNENFLKNSSIVDELTLSASLSELNSDTDIQNYYLYEANYTQADGAYWSWADGTLEKSTNVKRGENPDLRFIKRKEFSVSMQTSLLNHLIEAKASFFTNVIDGGLIQPSTIYPSYFSTYYPSASFIPYVNYNKDKRTGFDFGVNLNKKVGQVGLSLGVTGMYYTSKATQRDENYADSYQNRTGKPLDGLWGLVSDGFYSDAADVAKSPKSSYGTCKPGDIKYVDQNGDGIINAQDQVYLGKGGWYGSPFTLGINLTAKYKDFTFFALCTGNYGAKAFKNNSYWWVYGDGKYSEAVLGRWTEATASTATYPRLTTGTSDNNFQNSTFWLYSTDRFDLAKVQITYDLPKKWFENFFISGVSAYVSGSNLLTFSGERKILEMNVGSAPQYRFYNLGVNVTF
- a CDS encoding RagB/SusD family nutrient uptake outer membrane protein — its product is MKKIYKNILCGGLLLFALGLTSCESYLDKSADSTVSDTEAYKNFTNFQGFVEEMYNCIPDKLKNYWNTSWNWGDDEVMDSESSWRTLNQFDQGNFWAWQAEHQSQPENWLDKSSTNPSSTDKFSHALWPHAWYCIRKCNLGLANLDKMTDATDEEKNLIAGQLYFFRAWWHFELMEWFGGLPYITKVLPGDQKLTLPRLTYQQCADSAAIDFQKAVDLLPINWDNTTIGKATMGKNALRINKIMALGYLGKNYLWAGSPLMKNGAQTGGANTYTYDQTYCKKAADAFGQLLSLVESGQTQYALAEFNYKDIYNHKKSDDATTCFSDIFSKSGQSGMPGTCEAIFCGPSTDAWGSSWGSNKTFGPTVAGVVDPGATHMPTANYINYAYGMANGLPITDPDSGFDPTHPFKNRDPRFYHDIVFDGFKYVNGTMTDKTEYLRYCGLNSDGTMRDAKTGSRTGYFYQKLCPHICNHFDGGYDWPGTHLYLPYMRLADIYLMYAEACAATDGATGKSTNFSKTAEDAINTLRDRVGEAHVNAKFEGNKQKFMDEVRRERAVELSFEGFRFNDLQRWLLLTEAPYTVKTSQEFNRVSGSEKDANGVYTNNWYKNNDPRNAEVSGLTENTILTRKFSAKHYWLPLKVNDTSMYPEFGQNYGW